From a single Candidatus Delongbacteria bacterium genomic region:
- a CDS encoding ash family protein, whose protein sequence is MPGARTRCRLTSAFPSSRRVAGSTASRSIRWMRMRSSWCSPITRCRACSIPRMVACSGRPSGAIWKSFPMAAGPALPVTGPRSCIVGMCRCTCWAPPRGSGPRACWTVPPPNGSWKVPTRSARSGSRRWMCVSPMARWPWAPMATECSAE, encoded by the coding sequence ATGCCTGGGGCGAGGACCCGCTGCCGATTGACGTCAGCATTCCCGAGTTCCCGGCGGGTGGCTGGATCCACTGCATCACGGTCAATCCGCTGGATGCGGATGAGGTCCTCGTGGTGTTCACCAATTACGAGGTGCAGAGCGTGTTCCATACCACGGATGGTGGCCTGCAGTGGACGCCCATCGGGGGCAATCTGGAAGAGTTTCCCGATGGCAGCGGGGCCGGCCCTTCCTGTTACTGGGCCCAGATCGTGCATCGTGGGGATGTGCCGCTGTACCTGCTGGGCACCACCACGGGGCTCTGGTCCACGCGCCTGCTGGACGGTGCCGCCACCGAATGGCAGCTGGAAGGTGCCGACCAGATCGGCACGGTCTGGGTCACGGCGCTGGATGTGCGTCAGTCCGATGGCACGGTGGCCGTGGGCACCCATGGCCACGGAGTGTTCAGCGGAGTAG